In the Nerophis ophidion isolate RoL-2023_Sa linkage group LG19, RoL_Noph_v1.0, whole genome shotgun sequence genome, one interval contains:
- the rcbtb1 gene encoding RCC1 and BTB domain-containing protein 1 isoform X3: MAVVDNGEVFGWGYNGNGQLGLGNNGNQLTPCQLIGLMGLCVQQIVCGYAHSLALTDEGFVYAWGANTYGQLGTGNKSNQLSPIEIMANKERSRIVEVAACHSTHTSAAKTQTGQVYMWGQCRGQSILVPHLTHFTCTDDVFACFATPSVMWRPLSMEYDDFLTVAQSLKKEFDNPETADLKFCVDGKYIYVHKAILKIRCEHFRSMFQSHWNEDAKEVIEVDQFSFPVYRSFLEFLYTDEVELPPEDAIGLLDLATSYCENRLKRLCQHVIKRGITVENAFTLLSAAVRYDAEDLEDFCFRFCVNHLTQVTQTASFWQIDGKLLKDFICRASRYGAFNN; this comes from the exons ATGGCAGTGGTGGACAACGGAGAG GTGTTCGGTTGGGGTTACAACGGCAATGGACAGCTGGGACTAGGAAATAACGGAAACCAGCTGACTCCGTGCCAACTGATTGGTCTGATGGGTCTGTGTGTGCAACAG ATTGTGTGTGGTTACGCACATTCTTTGGCTCTGACCGACGAAGGCTTCGTGTACGCGTGGGGCGCCAACACGTACGGACAGCTGGGCACCGGGAACAAGAGCAACCAGCTCAGCCCGATCGAGATCATGGCCAACAAAGAAAGGTCCCG GATCGTGGAGGTGGCAGCCTGCCACTCCACGCACACGTCGGCCGCCAAGACCCAGACCGGCCAGGTGTACATGTGGGGGCAGTGCAGGGGTCAGTCCATACTAGTGCCTCACCTCACACACTTCACCTGCACCGACGACGTCTTTGCCTGCTTCGCCACGCCCTCTGTGATGTGGAGGCCTCTGTCCATGG AGTATGATGACTTCCTGACGGTGGCTCAGTCTCTGAAGAAAGAGTTCGACAACCCAGAGACGGCCGACCTCAAATTCTGTGTGGATGGGAAGTACATCTACGTCCACAAAGCAATCCTCAAGATCAG GTGTGAGCACTTCCGCTCCATGTTCCAGTCTCACTGGAATGAAGATGCCAAGGAGGTGATTGAGGTCGATCAGTTCTCCTTCCCAGTGTATCGTTCCTTCCTGGAGTTCCTGTACACGGACGAGGTGGAGCTTCCTCCTGAGGACGCCATCGGCCTACTGGACTTGGCCACCTCCTACTGCGAGAACCGCTTGAAGCGTCTGTGCCAGCACGTCATCAAGAGAGGCATCACGGTGGAGAACGCCTTCACCCTGCTGTCCGCCGCCGTGCGCTACGACGCCGAG GACTTGGAGGACTTCTGCTTCAGGTTCTGCGTGAACCACCTGACCCAGGTGACGCAGACGGCTTCTTTTTGGCAGATTGATGGAAAGCTGCTCAAAGACTTCATTTGTCGAGCGAGTCGCTACGGCGCCTTCAACAACTGA
- the rcbtb1 gene encoding RCC1 and BTB domain-containing protein 1 isoform X2, whose protein sequence is MVDVTKWPLFSLMAPQELASVWKAFVFGASANEAIFITRDDEVYVFGLNCSNCLGTGDCKSTIVPKKLDFLSGKKVVNMSYGSGPHILLVTDDGELFAWGHNGYCQLGNGNTNQGVAPVLVSANLLNKKVTQVACGSHHSMALTNTGEVYAWGYNNCGQVGSGSTANQPHPRRVSSLLQNKIAVSIVCGQTSSMAVVDNGEVFGWGYNGNGQLGLGNNGNQLTPCQLIGLMGLCVQQIVCGYAHSLALTDEGFVYAWGANTYGQLGTGNKSNQLSPIEIMANKERIVEVAACHSTHTSAAKTQTGQVYMWGQCRGQSILVPHLTHFTCTDDVFACFATPSVMWRPLSMEYDDFLTVAQSLKKEFDNPETADLKFCVDGKYIYVHKAILKIRCEHFRSMFQSHWNEDAKEVIEVDQFSFPVYRSFLEFLYTDEVELPPEDAIGLLDLATSYCENRLKRLCQHVIKRGITVENAFTLLSAAVRYDAEDLEDFCFRFCVNHLTQVTQTASFWQIDGKLLKDFICRASRYGAFNN, encoded by the exons ATGGTGGACGTCACCAAATGGCCCCTCTTCAGCTTGATGGCGCCCCAGGAGTTGGCTTCTGTATGGAAAGCGTTTGTGTTTGGAGCGTCCGCCAACGAGGCCATCTTCATCACCAGGGACGACGAG GTGTATGTGTTTGGGCTAAACTGCAGTAACTGCCTGGGCACTGGAGACTGCAAGAGCACCATCGTCCCAAAGAAGCTGGACTTCCTAAGCGGCAAGAAGGTGGTCAACATGAGCTACGGCAGCGGCCCGCACATCCTGCTGGTCACTGATG ACGGAGAACTATTCGCCTGGGGACACAATGGCTACTGCCAGCTGGGCAATGGGAACACCAACCAAGGGGTGGCGCCGGTGCTCGTGTCAGCCAACTTGCTCAATAAGAAGGTCACTCAGGTGGCGTGTGGTTCCCATCACTCCATGGCTCTCACCAACACAGGAGAG GTGTACGCGTGGGGTTACAACAACTGCGGTCAAGTAGGTTCCGGTTCCACCGCCAACCAGCCTCACCCACGCCGAGTCTCCAGCCTCCTCCAGAACAAGATAGCCGTCAGCATTGTCTGTGGACAGACTTCATCCATGGCAGTGGTGGACAACGGAGAG GTGTTCGGTTGGGGTTACAACGGCAATGGACAGCTGGGACTAGGAAATAACGGAAACCAGCTGACTCCGTGCCAACTGATTGGTCTGATGGGTCTGTGTGTGCAACAG ATTGTGTGTGGTTACGCACATTCTTTGGCTCTGACCGACGAAGGCTTCGTGTACGCGTGGGGCGCCAACACGTACGGACAGCTGGGCACCGGGAACAAGAGCAACCAGCTCAGCCCGATCGAGATCATGGCCAACAAAGAAAG GATCGTGGAGGTGGCAGCCTGCCACTCCACGCACACGTCGGCCGCCAAGACCCAGACCGGCCAGGTGTACATGTGGGGGCAGTGCAGGGGTCAGTCCATACTAGTGCCTCACCTCACACACTTCACCTGCACCGACGACGTCTTTGCCTGCTTCGCCACGCCCTCTGTGATGTGGAGGCCTCTGTCCATGG AGTATGATGACTTCCTGACGGTGGCTCAGTCTCTGAAGAAAGAGTTCGACAACCCAGAGACGGCCGACCTCAAATTCTGTGTGGATGGGAAGTACATCTACGTCCACAAAGCAATCCTCAAGATCAG GTGTGAGCACTTCCGCTCCATGTTCCAGTCTCACTGGAATGAAGATGCCAAGGAGGTGATTGAGGTCGATCAGTTCTCCTTCCCAGTGTATCGTTCCTTCCTGGAGTTCCTGTACACGGACGAGGTGGAGCTTCCTCCTGAGGACGCCATCGGCCTACTGGACTTGGCCACCTCCTACTGCGAGAACCGCTTGAAGCGTCTGTGCCAGCACGTCATCAAGAGAGGCATCACGGTGGAGAACGCCTTCACCCTGCTGTCCGCCGCCGTGCGCTACGACGCCGAG GACTTGGAGGACTTCTGCTTCAGGTTCTGCGTGAACCACCTGACCCAGGTGACGCAGACGGCTTCTTTTTGGCAGATTGATGGAAAGCTGCTCAAAGACTTCATTTGTCGAGCGAGTCGCTACGGCGCCTTCAACAACTGA
- the rcbtb1 gene encoding RCC1 and BTB domain-containing protein 1 isoform X1, whose translation MVDVTKWPLFSLMAPQELASVWKAFVFGASANEAIFITRDDEVYVFGLNCSNCLGTGDCKSTIVPKKLDFLSGKKVVNMSYGSGPHILLVTDDGELFAWGHNGYCQLGNGNTNQGVAPVLVSANLLNKKVTQVACGSHHSMALTNTGEVYAWGYNNCGQVGSGSTANQPHPRRVSSLLQNKIAVSIVCGQTSSMAVVDNGEVFGWGYNGNGQLGLGNNGNQLTPCQLIGLMGLCVQQIVCGYAHSLALTDEGFVYAWGANTYGQLGTGNKSNQLSPIEIMANKERSRIVEVAACHSTHTSAAKTQTGQVYMWGQCRGQSILVPHLTHFTCTDDVFACFATPSVMWRPLSMEYDDFLTVAQSLKKEFDNPETADLKFCVDGKYIYVHKAILKIRCEHFRSMFQSHWNEDAKEVIEVDQFSFPVYRSFLEFLYTDEVELPPEDAIGLLDLATSYCENRLKRLCQHVIKRGITVENAFTLLSAAVRYDAEDLEDFCFRFCVNHLTQVTQTASFWQIDGKLLKDFICRASRYGAFNN comes from the exons ATGGTGGACGTCACCAAATGGCCCCTCTTCAGCTTGATGGCGCCCCAGGAGTTGGCTTCTGTATGGAAAGCGTTTGTGTTTGGAGCGTCCGCCAACGAGGCCATCTTCATCACCAGGGACGACGAG GTGTATGTGTTTGGGCTAAACTGCAGTAACTGCCTGGGCACTGGAGACTGCAAGAGCACCATCGTCCCAAAGAAGCTGGACTTCCTAAGCGGCAAGAAGGTGGTCAACATGAGCTACGGCAGCGGCCCGCACATCCTGCTGGTCACTGATG ACGGAGAACTATTCGCCTGGGGACACAATGGCTACTGCCAGCTGGGCAATGGGAACACCAACCAAGGGGTGGCGCCGGTGCTCGTGTCAGCCAACTTGCTCAATAAGAAGGTCACTCAGGTGGCGTGTGGTTCCCATCACTCCATGGCTCTCACCAACACAGGAGAG GTGTACGCGTGGGGTTACAACAACTGCGGTCAAGTAGGTTCCGGTTCCACCGCCAACCAGCCTCACCCACGCCGAGTCTCCAGCCTCCTCCAGAACAAGATAGCCGTCAGCATTGTCTGTGGACAGACTTCATCCATGGCAGTGGTGGACAACGGAGAG GTGTTCGGTTGGGGTTACAACGGCAATGGACAGCTGGGACTAGGAAATAACGGAAACCAGCTGACTCCGTGCCAACTGATTGGTCTGATGGGTCTGTGTGTGCAACAG ATTGTGTGTGGTTACGCACATTCTTTGGCTCTGACCGACGAAGGCTTCGTGTACGCGTGGGGCGCCAACACGTACGGACAGCTGGGCACCGGGAACAAGAGCAACCAGCTCAGCCCGATCGAGATCATGGCCAACAAAGAAAGGTCCCG GATCGTGGAGGTGGCAGCCTGCCACTCCACGCACACGTCGGCCGCCAAGACCCAGACCGGCCAGGTGTACATGTGGGGGCAGTGCAGGGGTCAGTCCATACTAGTGCCTCACCTCACACACTTCACCTGCACCGACGACGTCTTTGCCTGCTTCGCCACGCCCTCTGTGATGTGGAGGCCTCTGTCCATGG AGTATGATGACTTCCTGACGGTGGCTCAGTCTCTGAAGAAAGAGTTCGACAACCCAGAGACGGCCGACCTCAAATTCTGTGTGGATGGGAAGTACATCTACGTCCACAAAGCAATCCTCAAGATCAG GTGTGAGCACTTCCGCTCCATGTTCCAGTCTCACTGGAATGAAGATGCCAAGGAGGTGATTGAGGTCGATCAGTTCTCCTTCCCAGTGTATCGTTCCTTCCTGGAGTTCCTGTACACGGACGAGGTGGAGCTTCCTCCTGAGGACGCCATCGGCCTACTGGACTTGGCCACCTCCTACTGCGAGAACCGCTTGAAGCGTCTGTGCCAGCACGTCATCAAGAGAGGCATCACGGTGGAGAACGCCTTCACCCTGCTGTCCGCCGCCGTGCGCTACGACGCCGAG GACTTGGAGGACTTCTGCTTCAGGTTCTGCGTGAACCACCTGACCCAGGTGACGCAGACGGCTTCTTTTTGGCAGATTGATGGAAAGCTGCTCAAAGACTTCATTTGTCGAGCGAGTCGCTACGGCGCCTTCAACAACTGA